Proteins co-encoded in one Methylobacterium sp. WL1 genomic window:
- the serA gene encoding phosphoglycerate dehydrogenase, with amino-acid sequence MPTERIVLSENIAATAHAIFAQAGFGAVQPLSHAFGLAEAARLADTNVLGIRSRTTVTAELLDALPDLTVIGCFSVGTNQVDLESARARGVPVFNAPFSNTRSVAELTIGEIVMLLRSILPRSASAHAGGWDKSATGAFEVRGKTLGIVGYGNIGSQLSNLAEAMGMRVIFHDLTDKLRHGNTEPVDSLETLLALSDVVSLHVPETPATHGLMNAARIRAMKPGAYLINNSRGTVVDLEALAGALREGRLGGAAIDVFPVEPTSNAERFVSPLQGLANVILTPHIGGSTEEAQDRIGAEVARKLVEYAQTGSTLGAVNFPQVQLPPRLSGARFLHVHRNVPGVLGKINTVFSGRALNIDAQYLQTDGDFGYVVVDASVERTEADAVLQALRSIDGTVRARRLVPRAA; translated from the coding sequence TTGCCTACGGAACGCATCGTCCTGAGCGAGAACATCGCCGCCACGGCCCACGCGATCTTCGCGCAGGCGGGATTCGGCGCGGTCCAACCGCTGTCCCACGCCTTCGGCCTCGCCGAGGCGGCGCGCCTCGCCGACACCAACGTGCTCGGGATCCGCTCGCGGACCACGGTCACGGCGGAGCTGCTCGACGCGCTGCCCGACCTGACCGTCATCGGGTGCTTCAGCGTCGGGACCAATCAGGTCGATCTCGAGAGCGCCCGGGCGCGGGGCGTGCCCGTCTTCAACGCGCCGTTTTCGAACACGCGCAGCGTCGCCGAACTCACGATCGGCGAGATCGTGATGCTGCTGCGGAGCATCCTGCCGCGCTCGGCCTCCGCGCATGCGGGCGGATGGGACAAATCCGCGACGGGCGCCTTCGAGGTCCGCGGCAAGACACTGGGGATCGTCGGCTACGGCAATATCGGCTCGCAGCTGTCCAATCTCGCCGAGGCGATGGGCATGCGCGTCATCTTCCACGACCTGACCGACAAGCTGCGCCACGGCAACACCGAGCCGGTGGACAGCCTGGAGACCCTGCTCGCCCTGAGCGACGTGGTCAGCCTGCACGTTCCCGAGACCCCGGCGACGCACGGGCTCATGAACGCGGCACGGATCCGCGCCATGAAGCCCGGCGCCTACCTGATCAACAACAGCCGCGGGACGGTGGTGGACCTGGAGGCCCTGGCCGGGGCGCTGCGGGAGGGCCGTCTCGGCGGCGCGGCGATCGACGTCTTCCCGGTCGAGCCGACCTCCAACGCGGAGCGCTTCGTCTCGCCGCTCCAGGGCCTCGCGAACGTGATCCTGACCCCGCATATCGGCGGATCGACGGAAGAAGCGCAGGACCGCATCGGCGCGGAGGTCGCCCGCAAGCTGGTGGAGTATGCCCAGACCGGCTCGACGCTGGGCGCCGTCAACTTCCCGCAGGTGCAATTGCCACCGCGCCTGTCCGGCGCACGCTTCCTCCACGTGCACCGGAACGTGCCCGGCGTCCTGGGCAAGATCAATACGGTCTTCTCGGGCCGCGCGCTCAACATCGACGCGCAGTATCTGCAGACCGATGGCGATTTCGGCTACGTGGTCGTGGATGCGTCGGTGGAGCGGACGGAGGCGGATGCGGTTCTCCAGGCGCTCCGGAGCATCGACGGCACCGTGCGCGCCCGGCGCCTGGTGCCCCGGGCCGCGTGA